A region from the Methylocystis iwaonis genome encodes:
- a CDS encoding phasin family protein produces MVANFESVQQLGKEHFEAVSAAAAAVTKGWQNIAAETTDYSKKSFEKSRLLAEKLVTVKKIDEAFALQSDYAKSAYEDFVAEATKLGELYTAIAKEAFKPIETATKNFTTAAE; encoded by the coding sequence ATGGTGGCCAATTTCGAAAGCGTACAGCAGCTCGGAAAAGAGCACTTCGAAGCCGTCTCCGCCGCCGCGGCGGCTGTCACGAAGGGCTGGCAGAACATCGCCGCCGAGACGACGGACTATTCCAAGAAGTCTTTTGAGAAGAGCCGTTTGCTTGCCGAGAAGCTCGTCACGGTGAAGAAGATCGACGAAGCCTTCGCGCTGCAGTCGGACTATGCCAAGAGCGCCTATGAAGATTTCGTCGCCGAGGCGACCAAGCTCGGCGAGTTGTACACCGCCATCGCCAAGGAAGCCTTCAAGCCGATCGAAACGGCCACGAAGAATTTCACGACGGCGGCAGAGTAA
- a CDS encoding serine hydrolase, translating into MSKPSQLDRLAQPRSLAAIFAVVMAFVAITAIPAEARRHGHRHHASYSRHVFHHAFAHHRGVRHARHARSHRFYASTAGEGAGEMVGEHHGFAAIVVDGNSGKTIYARNEHELRHPASVTKVMTLYLLFEQLEKGQLRLDSPLMISGHAAAQAPSKLGLQPGETISVENAIKAVVTKSANDIACAIAENIGGDEARFAQMMTRKAHALGMRNTHYENASGLPNPRQITTAYDLAILGRAIQDRFPRYYRYFSTHSFAYNGALHRNHNHLLGRVEGMDGIKTGYTRASGFNLLTSVRRHSHHIVAVVMGGTSAGARDRIMAQLIEQYIGGGASTRTAAAITEDDNAAEEVAAAPTAVAALERAPAFSAPVAERQPERTAYAAEEPAIDSETAVGSIPRHAAAPVLKEKIEKPIERAPQVDAAAQVRPAFVSGVQKRVAEEPAVAEKKGRGKASEKKSASPIADGSTSGRPTKGITVATTTPAAIRSTTNVAKVDAARPTKPGWMIQIGAAEDPAKANELLSRARSQLQGFPATAKSFTEKVQKGNETLYRARFAGLEEDSAQSACKALKRAGFACFTTKN; encoded by the coding sequence ATGTCGAAACCGAGTCAGCTGGATCGTCTGGCGCAACCCCGTTCCCTCGCTGCTATTTTCGCGGTTGTCATGGCGTTCGTCGCCATCACGGCGATCCCGGCGGAAGCGCGCAGGCATGGCCATCGCCATCACGCTTCCTATAGCCGGCACGTTTTCCATCATGCCTTCGCGCATCACAGAGGCGTCCGTCATGCACGCCATGCGCGCAGCCATCGCTTCTACGCCTCGACGGCGGGCGAAGGCGCCGGCGAGATGGTCGGCGAGCATCACGGCTTCGCCGCCATTGTGGTCGACGGCAACAGCGGGAAAACTATCTACGCCCGCAACGAGCACGAGCTGCGTCACCCGGCCTCCGTCACCAAGGTGATGACGCTCTATCTCCTGTTCGAGCAGCTCGAGAAGGGCCAGCTGAGGCTCGACTCGCCGCTCATGATCTCGGGTCACGCAGCCGCGCAGGCGCCCTCCAAGCTCGGTCTGCAGCCAGGCGAGACGATCAGCGTCGAAAACGCCATCAAGGCGGTGGTCACCAAATCCGCCAATGACATCGCTTGCGCCATCGCCGAGAACATCGGCGGCGACGAAGCCAGATTTGCGCAGATGATGACGCGCAAGGCCCATGCGCTCGGCATGCGCAACACGCATTACGAGAATGCCTCCGGCCTGCCGAACCCGCGACAGATCACCACGGCCTATGACCTTGCGATCCTCGGCCGCGCGATCCAGGACCGCTTCCCGCGCTATTACCGGTACTTCTCGACGCATAGCTTCGCCTATAACGGCGCGTTGCATCGCAACCACAACCATCTCCTCGGCCGGGTCGAGGGCATGGACGGCATCAAGACGGGCTATACCCGCGCCTCCGGCTTCAATCTGCTGACCTCGGTCCGCCGGCACAGCCATCATATCGTCGCCGTCGTCATGGGCGGAACCAGCGCGGGCGCACGCGACCGCATTATGGCGCAGCTCATCGAGCAATATATCGGCGGCGGCGCTTCGACGCGCACGGCCGCGGCCATAACGGAAGACGACAACGCCGCCGAAGAAGTTGCCGCCGCCCCGACCGCCGTCGCCGCGCTCGAACGCGCGCCCGCCTTCTCCGCGCCGGTCGCCGAGCGTCAGCCGGAACGGACCGCCTATGCCGCCGAAGAGCCGGCAATCGATTCCGAAACGGCCGTGGGCTCCATCCCGCGACATGCCGCGGCGCCCGTCCTGAAAGAAAAGATCGAGAAGCCGATCGAGCGCGCGCCGCAGGTCGACGCCGCCGCGCAAGTGCGCCCGGCCTTTGTCTCGGGCGTGCAGAAACGCGTCGCCGAGGAGCCCGCCGTCGCGGAGAAGAAGGGACGCGGCAAGGCTTCCGAGAAGAAGAGCGCCTCCCCCATCGCCGACGGCTCGACCTCCGGCCGGCCGACCAAAGGCATTACCGTCGCGACGACGACGCCCGCCGCCATTCGCTCGACCACCAATGTGGCGAAGGTCGACGCCGCGCGACCGACGAAGCCCGGTTGGATGATCCAGATCGGCGCGGCCGAGGACCCGGCGAAAGCCAATGAGCTGCTCTCGCGCGCCCGCAGCCAGCTTCAGGGCTTCCCCGCCACCGCCAAGTCCTTCACGGAGAAGGTGCAGAAGGGCAACGAGACCCTCTACCGCGCCCGCTTCGCCGGTCTCGAGGAAGATAGCGCTCAGTCAGCCTGCAAGGCGCTGAAACGCGCCGGCTTCGCCTGCTTCACCACCAAGAACTAA